The genome window GCACTCAAGTCACCCAGTTTCCAGTGCGATCCGGGGTTGAGCCCCGGGATTAAACACCAGACTTAAATGACCGCCTGCGCGCGCTTTACGCCCAATAATTCCGGACAACGCTTGCCCCCTACGTATTACCGCGGCTGCTGGCACGTAGTTAGCCGGGGCTTTCTTCTCAGGTACCGTCACCTTGAGAGCAGTTACTCTCCCAAGCGTTCTTCCCTGGCAACAGAGCTTTACGATCCGAAAACCTTCATCACTCACGCGGCATTGCTCCGTCAGGCTTTCGCCCATTGCGGAAGATTCCCTACTGCTGCCTCCCGTAGGAGTCTGGGCCGTGTCTCAGTCCCAGTGTGGCCGATCACCCTCTCAGGTCGGCTACGCATCGTCGCCTTGGTGAGCCGTTACCCCACCAACTAGCTAATGCGCCGCAGGCCCATCCCCAAGTGACAGATTGCTCCGTCTTTCCAGTTTCCTTCAGGCGAAGAAAACAACTATTCGGTATTAGCTACCGTTTCCGGTAGTTGTCCCAAACTTGAGGGCAGGTTGCCTACGTGTTACTCACCCGTCCGCCGCTAAGTATCAAAAAAGCAAGCTTCTTATCAACTCCGCTCGACTTGCATGTATTAGGCATGCCGCCAGCGTTCGTCCTGAGCCAGGATCAAACTCTCCAATAAAGTATTGAAAAGAGCGATAAGCTCATTTTGAATCTGACGATTCATTGTGAATCAAAAGTTACTATCCATTTGTTCAGTTTTCAAGGAACTTGTATGTCCGTTTTTGTTGATGTTTGTCAACCGGACAGGAATCTTATCATATCATGTTAACTAACTTACTGTCAACACTTTGTTTTTGTCACCTTTCAAGTGATTATGACAATCATTCGTTTGAAGCGACAAGAAATAATATATCATGTCATGATTTATTTAGCAAGCATTTTTTATCAACCATCTATTATCATAAAATCTTCTTAAACGGCACCGTGCTTCCAACCTATATGCGACACATTAACACAATATCTGAAACAAAGATGGAGATTTTAGAAAGGCTGCTCTATATCTAAGGAAACGATCATTTCTATATACATTGTATACTTCTATAACCACGAATAATAAGGATCTAAATAAAGATTAGCTAGAGCCCCGATCGGTATAACACCCTTGCCCTCCTGTTGGTTTGAAGAAAGTGATCCAAAAACTCTATAATAAGGTATATAGATATAGGGATAGGATAGGTAAGCAATTAAATGTAACTCTTCATGTGGTGTGGTTAATTCCTAAACATACGTTAACTGTCTCATACGAACTTTTAACTCAGATATCGCACTCCATTCACAACCGGCTATTACATAACCAATTTCTGAATAAACTCATTACTAAATCTATATGGGGTGATCACACTTGAAACAATGGCTGAAGAATAGACGCAAAGGTTACGGCAAAAAGTTGGTTTCCATCCATGCTTGGAATGCCTGGATTGTTGTAATCCTTGCTATATCAGGTCTTGTGTTAGTTGGAGGCTTTTGGCGTGAGATCCTTGGAATCGGGCGTGTATGGTTAAAATGGCTTCATATCATCGTTGGGCTAGCTATGCTGGCACCCGTCGTATATTACTTGATTTTGGCCGGAAAGCACTGGAAACAGCTTCGTAATAGACCTTGGCAAAGGGTGAACACCGTCTTTGTTCTTGCGCTGCTGGTAGGATGGCTACTCTCAGGTATAGTATTATGGCAGTTCAAGCTGGCTGGACCCCGATGGTCGAATGCTGCACTCTTGATCCATGACCTGCTGACTTGGGTGGGCTTACCTTATATTATCTATCACTCAATAACTCGGACCAAATGGTTAAAGGACCCTGCACGTCGTGCGGTTAAAACCACTACAACTTCAACACGAGCTCAAAATGCAGCTGATCCAGCTGATTCAATATTAGATGAAAAAGAAACTCCGGCTGCTATATCTTCTTCCCAGTTTGATCGTAATCCCGAGAGAGATTCTCTCAAACCAGAGCAGCGACCTCAACCTGTGTATACACGCCGAGCTTTCATCCGTTCTGCCGTGGGGGTTGGTCTTGCTGTCACACTCGGACCTACTTTTATATCCTGGGTAGGACGCAATCTCAAAATTGATAACAGTATCGACAGTATGCTGGAGAACGATCCTAACCGTATGGTTCCTTTGCCACAACCGCTGTCTGCATCTTCACCTCCCATTGGAGGCGGAGCTGAAGGTCATTTCCGCGTATATACGGTTACGCCCATACCTTCCTTCTCCAATGCTAACTGGTCTTTCCGTATTGATGGATTGGTTGAACGGGCACAGGTCTGGAACTGGGAACAGTTCGTGAAGCTCGCGCGTACCGTACAGGTTAGTGATTTCCACTGTGTAACAGGATGGTCTGTGTATAAAAATACCTGGGAAGGGATTTCACTTGCACAGCTTTTGAAGCAAGCCGGGGTCAAACCCGAGGCTCATAGTGTGAAGTTTTATTCCGGTGATGGTGTGTATACAGATGCGATTACAATGGATCAAGCACAAATGGAGGATATTATGGTGGCTGTCATGCATGATGGCAAACCCATCCCAGCTGATCTTGGCGGTCCGGTACGGCTCGTCATCCCTCAAATGTATGCATACAAATCAGTAAAATGGTTGAATCGCATTGAACTCATCGACAGTGAACATATTGGTTACTGGGAAGAGCGAGGATATGACAAGGATGCATGGCTTACAGGCGCATCTCAGCGCATCCCTAATAATATAACTGGATCATGATCGGTTCAGTTAAAATTGATTGATTGTTCATACGTTGTATTAATCATTTCAATAACAGCAAAAGCCCCCGACCACGTATCCGTGTCTTCGGGGGCTTTCTTATAGAAACTCTTTTGTTCGTTTATCCTCTAACCCTGTGGGTTCAAAAGGCGTACAAGTTCGTCCTCATCCTCAATCGTTGAAATACCCAGATCATGAGCTTTGGTCAATTTGCTACCTGCCTTCTCTCCGGCAATCACCAGATCTGTCTTTTTCGATACACTACCAGTCACCTTCGCTCCGAGCGCTTCCAGTCTCTGCGTCGCCTCTTCCCGCGTCAATTGGTGCAGCGTTCCGGTCAGGACGACCGTTTTACCACTGAAGAAGGAATCTTCCACAACAACAACTTCTGACACCTCAGGTGCCTGGGCTTTCACACCCAAGTTGAGCATCTTCTCAATCGCAGCCTGTGTAAACGGATCTGCAAAGAAAGTTACGATACTCTCCGCCACAATACCACCAACGTCAGGTAGTTCAACCAATTCTTCTACAGTTGCATTCATAATGGCGTGCAGATCTCGGTAATGATCCGCAAGCATACGTGTGGTAGATTTACCTGTGTTCGGAATACCCAGTGAGTATAGGAACGAAGCCAGATCACGATCCTTACTGAGCTCTAGCGCAGCGAGAAGGTTGTTCGCTTTCTTTTCGCCAAACCGTTCCAGCTTCACCAGATCATCAAACTGTAATGTATACAGGTCAGCAGGCTCACGCACGTTCAATTCATCGTACAGCTGAATCGCTGTTTTCTCACTGAATGTCTCAATATCCATGGCATCACGGGAAGCAAAATGGGAAATACGCGCCACCGTCTGTGGTTTACATGCCAGTCTGTTGTTACAGAACAGGTGCGCTCCACGTTGCTCGAGCGGGAATCCACATGCTGGGCACTGCTCAGGGAAGACGATCTCCTCGCCATCACTTTCCTCAGTCACTTTACCCAAAATTTCTGGAATGACATCATTGGAGCGGCGAATAAAGACCCGAGTGCCCAGAGCGAACTTCAGATTTTTGCGCTCAATATCGCCAACATTGTTCAGGGTACAGTTCTGTACCGTTACCCCGGCAAGTTCAACCGGTTCTACGCGTGCCAGCGGAGTTACTTTGCCAGTACGCCCCACATTCCATACCACAGCATTAAGAACTGTCGTGGTCTCTTCTGCCTCGAATTTATATGCTACTGCCCAGCGAGGGAATTTATCGGTATAACCCAATACCTCGCGGGTACGCATGTCTGTAATTTTGATAACAGCTCCATCGATCAGATAGTCTAACTGACCCCGATTCTCCTGAATCGCAGCCAATTGTTCCATCACATCATCAAACTCATGGAAATAAGTAATCGATGGATTCACCTTGAAACGGTTCTCACGCAAGAAGTCCATCATCTGCTCATGATTGGCGAACTGAATGTCATCCGAATAACCTACGTTATAGAAATAAGCATTCAGTCTACGCTCAGCCGTCGCCTTTGGATTCAGGTTACGAAGTGCTCCCGCTGCTGCATTCCGCGCATTCTTGAGCGGTTCTGCCGCTGTCTCGTTGTATCGCTCCAGGACAGACAGGTTCATGATACCTTCACCCTGTACTTCAATCGTGCCGCTTGTGTAAGGAATTTTGAGCGGAACCGATCTGATTGTTCTCACCTGGGCCAAAATACCTTCGCCTACAGTACCGTTCCCTCGTGTAGAGGCTTGCACCAACTCACCGTTGGTGTACGTCAGGTTCAGCGTCAATCCGTCAAACTTCAACTCAATGACATAACCTGGTTCCGGTAAAGGCGTATCGGGATTTTTACTGTTATAATCATTAATCAGTTTCAGTACACGGGTATTCCAGCTGCGCAGCTGCTCAATATTTTGCGCTTTGTCCAGACTCCATAATGGGGATAAATGGCGATGTGGGGTAAATCCCTTGAGCAGTTCACCACCCACACGCTGGGTTGGAGAATCAGGCAGAACCATGCCGCTTTCCTGTTCCAGCGTAACCAGTTCGTCGTACAGAAGATCATACTCCTTATCGCTGATCTGTGGCTGATCCATCGTGTAGTACTGATAATTATGCTGGTTCAGCTCGGTAACGAGTTGCTCCATCCGGTGCATCGGGTCCATACAGGGCCATCCCTCCGTTAATTTGATCTATATATGTAGAACGAACACTCCTATTGCACTTGAACAACGATAACAGAATAACTTTTCAATCACTGGTGTCACTATATAATTTCAATTAATGATTATCCACACTGACACTCCGATAACAGAACAACTTTCCGATCGCTGTTATCCCCAGATTTCTTTTAATTCATGTTAAAAGGTAGAAATCAGGGGATAAAGGCGAACGCGTAGCTTCTACAAGTTATTTCTGTTCTCTCCGTTACCGTGCCGATGTTACATTGAATTTATACAGATTTCTAATCATATCAGTCAAGTCAAGCTTAGAAATGACATGACAAAAACGATGAAGATGCTTAAGAAGCAGTTTTCCTTAGAAAAGTTATTTCTGTTCTCTCCGTTTTAGTGCAAAAGGAGGTTTCGTTCTTATTCTACTTTGGTAATCGGGGCAAAACCGGCAAGCAAACGTTTCACGCCAACCGGAGCCGGGAATGCAATCTGCAGTTCGGTGTCATTCCCTGTCCCTTTGACTGCAACGATTGTGCCTGTCCCCCATTTGCCATGCTGCACTTTGTCTCCTGCCTTAAACCCTGCTTCACCATTCGAAGCTGCCGGCTTGGAAGCCGATGATGGCGTAGAGTATGTCGGGCGGGAAGTACTTGTAGTCACACGCGAAGTTGGCGTGGATGAGGTAGCAGATGAACCGCTCTTGCTTTGATGATCAAAGAGCTTGGTGCCACCACCGAAGTTACTTCCTCCACTGGAACCTAGTCCCCGTCCACCATATGAGCCGCCTCCGCTACTGCCACGGCGGTAACGATCACGAGCCATGGAAGTGTCTTCCTTCAGCTCATCCGGAATTTCGTCCAGGAAGCGGGAAGGTGGATTCGCTGTGGTGCGTCCAAACAAGGTACGCATCTGGGCACACGACAGGAAGAGTTGCTCTTCTGCACGAGTAATCCCCACATAAGCAAGTCGGCGCTCTTCTTCCAGCTCTTCATTATCCATAAAGGCACGGCTGTGCGGGAAGACTCCTTCCTCCATACCCACGATAAAGACAACCGGAAACTCCAGACCTTTGGCACTGTGCATGGTCATCAGGGTAACCGCATCACTCTGATCCTCTTCATCATCGTTCATGCTGTCGATGTCCGCAATCAATGCAAGATCGGTGAGGAACGATACAAGTGTTTTGTCTTCATTATTTTTCTCAAATTCCATGGTTACAGACAGGAACTCATCAATGTTCTCCAGTCGTGCACGAGATTCGAGTGTATTTTCATTTTGCATCTCAAGACGATATTGACTCATCTCCAGGATCTTCTCGGTTAATTCAGTTACAGACAGATATTCTACCATCTGATGCAACGCAGCAATCATGTCATAGAACTCCACCAGCGCATTACGCGTACGACCAGCAAAACCAAGATCATCCACAACCTGAAGTACTCGGAAAATGGAAATTCCACGCTCTCCTGCCGCAGCCGCCAGCTTCGCTACTGTTGTATCCCCGATGCTACGCTTCGGTACATTAATAATCCGGGTAAGACTGATATCATCGTCGGGGTTGGATAACAGGCGCAGATACGCCAGAATGTCCTTGATCTCTTTGCGATCATAGAACTTGATGCCGCCGACAATCTGATATGGAATATCAGACTTGATCAGAATTTCCTCTATAACCCGGGACTGGGCGTTGGTACGGTACAAAATGGCATGGTTTTGATAGGATTTGCCGTTCTTCACATTTTTACTAATCTCGGAGGTTACAAAGTACCCCTCATCATGTTCGGAATCCGCACGGTACACCTTGATCTTCGAACCACCCTCTTTGTCCGTCCACAGTTTCTTCGGCTTACGCCCTGTATTCAGGCCGATCACTTCATTCGCTGCATTCAGGATATTGGACGTAGAACGATAGTTCTGTTCCAGCAAAATCGTATTTGCTTCTGGGTAGTCTTTCTCAAAGTTCAGGATATTGCTGATATCGGCCCCGCGCCAGCGATAGATCGACTGGTCACTATCCCCTACAACACAGATGCGGTGGTGACTGTCAGCAAGCATGCGGCACAGCATGTACTGTGCACGGTTCGTATCCTGATACTCGTCCACGTGAATGTACTGGAATTTCTTTTGATAAAAGTCGAGGACTTCCGGTACTTCCTTGAACAGTTGAATCGTCTGCATAATAAGATCATCGAAATCGAGTGAGTTGTTGGCTCTTAACCGTTTCTGATACATCTTATAAATTTTGGCTACAATACCCTCGAAATAGTCTCCTGCCTGCTTCTCATATTGTTCCGGACTGATCAGTTCATTCTTGGCCGTACTCATCATCGATTGAACTGCTTTGGGCTCGAATTTCTTCGTATCGATATTCTGGTCTTTCATACAGCTACGAATAACAGATAATTGGTCCGATGAGTCCAAAATACTGAAGTTGGAAGTAAAACCGATACGTTCAATATCTCGGCGCAAAATACGCACGCACATGGAGTGGAACGTGGATACCCAAATGTCGCGGCCCTGGGAGCCACCTACGAGTTGGGAAACCCGATCCTGCATCTCACGAGCGGCTTTGTTCGTAAAGGTAATCGCTAAAATGCCCCACGGAGGTGCTTTCCGTGTTGCAATGAGATAGGCAATCCGGTGTGTCAGCACCCGGGTCTTGCCGGAGCCCGCTCCGGCCATAATCAGCAGCGGGCCATCCGTCGCCTCGACGGCTTGCCGTTGAGGGGTGTTAAGCCGTGCAACGGCATCATGTATATTTACAGGTTGCATGCATGCATGCTCCTTTCGTTGGTTGGTCTATAAAGCAAAATTAATAGGTTACACTCGCCACTCCGATGACAGAATAATCTTCCGATCGCTGTTATTCCCGGATTTTTCGATCTAC of Paenibacillus sp. FSL R5-0517 contains these proteins:
- a CDS encoding molybdopterin-dependent oxidoreductase, whose amino-acid sequence is MKQWLKNRRKGYGKKLVSIHAWNAWIVVILAISGLVLVGGFWREILGIGRVWLKWLHIIVGLAMLAPVVYYLILAGKHWKQLRNRPWQRVNTVFVLALLVGWLLSGIVLWQFKLAGPRWSNAALLIHDLLTWVGLPYIIYHSITRTKWLKDPARRAVKTTTTSTRAQNAADPADSILDEKETPAAISSSQFDRNPERDSLKPEQRPQPVYTRRAFIRSAVGVGLAVTLGPTFISWVGRNLKIDNSIDSMLENDPNRMVPLPQPLSASSPPIGGGAEGHFRVYTVTPIPSFSNANWSFRIDGLVERAQVWNWEQFVKLARTVQVSDFHCVTGWSVYKNTWEGISLAQLLKQAGVKPEAHSVKFYSGDGVYTDAITMDQAQMEDIMVAVMHDGKPIPADLGGPVRLVIPQMYAYKSVKWLNRIELIDSEHIGYWEERGYDKDAWLTGASQRIPNNITGS
- the ligA gene encoding NAD-dependent DNA ligase LigA; amino-acid sequence: MDPMHRMEQLVTELNQHNYQYYTMDQPQISDKEYDLLYDELVTLEQESGMVLPDSPTQRVGGELLKGFTPHRHLSPLWSLDKAQNIEQLRSWNTRVLKLINDYNSKNPDTPLPEPGYVIELKFDGLTLNLTYTNGELVQASTRGNGTVGEGILAQVRTIRSVPLKIPYTSGTIEVQGEGIMNLSVLERYNETAAEPLKNARNAAAGALRNLNPKATAERRLNAYFYNVGYSDDIQFANHEQMMDFLRENRFKVNPSITYFHEFDDVMEQLAAIQENRGQLDYLIDGAVIKITDMRTREVLGYTDKFPRWAVAYKFEAEETTTVLNAVVWNVGRTGKVTPLARVEPVELAGVTVQNCTLNNVGDIERKNLKFALGTRVFIRRSNDVIPEILGKVTEESDGEEIVFPEQCPACGFPLEQRGAHLFCNNRLACKPQTVARISHFASRDAMDIETFSEKTAIQLYDELNVREPADLYTLQFDDLVKLERFGEKKANNLLAALELSKDRDLASFLYSLGIPNTGKSTTRMLADHYRDLHAIMNATVEELVELPDVGGIVAESIVTFFADPFTQAAIEKMLNLGVKAQAPEVSEVVVVEDSFFSGKTVVLTGTLHQLTREEATQRLEALGAKVTGSVSKKTDLVIAGEKAGSKLTKAHDLGISTIEDEDELVRLLNPQG
- the pcrA gene encoding DNA helicase PcrA, translating into MQPVNIHDAVARLNTPQRQAVEATDGPLLIMAGAGSGKTRVLTHRIAYLIATRKAPPWGILAITFTNKAAREMQDRVSQLVGGSQGRDIWVSTFHSMCVRILRRDIERIGFTSNFSILDSSDQLSVIRSCMKDQNIDTKKFEPKAVQSMMSTAKNELISPEQYEKQAGDYFEGIVAKIYKMYQKRLRANNSLDFDDLIMQTIQLFKEVPEVLDFYQKKFQYIHVDEYQDTNRAQYMLCRMLADSHHRICVVGDSDQSIYRWRGADISNILNFEKDYPEANTILLEQNYRSTSNILNAANEVIGLNTGRKPKKLWTDKEGGSKIKVYRADSEHDEGYFVTSEISKNVKNGKSYQNHAILYRTNAQSRVIEEILIKSDIPYQIVGGIKFYDRKEIKDILAYLRLLSNPDDDISLTRIINVPKRSIGDTTVAKLAAAAGERGISIFRVLQVVDDLGFAGRTRNALVEFYDMIAALHQMVEYLSVTELTEKILEMSQYRLEMQNENTLESRARLENIDEFLSVTMEFEKNNEDKTLVSFLTDLALIADIDSMNDDEEDQSDAVTLMTMHSAKGLEFPVVFIVGMEEGVFPHSRAFMDNEELEEERRLAYVGITRAEEQLFLSCAQMRTLFGRTTANPPSRFLDEIPDELKEDTSMARDRYRRGSSGGGSYGGRGLGSSGGSNFGGGTKLFDHQSKSGSSATSSTPTSRVTTSTSRPTYSTPSSASKPAASNGEAGFKAGDKVQHGKWGTGTIVAVKGTGNDTELQIAFPAPVGVKRLLAGFAPITKVE